The Deinococcus sp. Marseille-Q6407 genome has a window encoding:
- a CDS encoding efflux RND transporter permease subunit produces MIHPAVRFSVRNVVFSIGIFVVVVLLGLISASRLGTDLLPNFEVPVLAVSTTYPGASPEQVNREVSTRIENAISTVAGVTDVNTTSVSSQSAVVITFQDGVDIDSAANSVSQAVSAIRGALPDGAQAPVVQKFDPNAQPILTLALLSGGVGPAEAARYAEDILVPRLQRLPGVADVSVSGGRERRVEVLLDPARMNTYSLSAAQVTGAIGASALDMPAGTLVQDGQEIAFSTRNTPATLQDVGNILVDSSRGIQINDIADVRDASEDVSNLSRVNRQPAVLLDIRKTSGSNSVAVSSAVRDAVSEQAAELPAGYSLSVATDTTDITRATVNDTLREFLIAVAAVGVIVLLFLGRLSTVFAVILAVPISISAAPLVYSQLGFTFNIVSLLAIIVAIGIVVDDSIVVAENVQRYRDLGYGRLKSVLLGGSEVFSAVTAASFALLSVLIPLSLMPGLLGQFFSQFGLGLSAAILMSWLESLLFLTVRLAYTRDREPVSWAGLPGVLAQFPAMLGQALSGVRTGRGLLALLLAGAATWLLADWAALRQGYRLEPWGLALISLLAPLTLAVFRYVTAALLGLLEALTGTLHRGTEAVVSALARAYARSVRWLLDRPWAAVLAAGLFLLSAPLALRSVGFSFVPKSDSGLLTVQVELPRGSSLDATNALTARVEDALIAKPEVKLVQADVGSGGPLAGARSNESNITVNLSPKEERPGVQDLVERYRTELAPLAAAVPGAEVRVSSVEAGPAGSSDISLALAAPNQALLRQRHEKVIQLLRDDPNVASVTSSLSDTRQERVFVPDPARLSGTGLTANDVAGALRTYNEGSVAGQLRQGDTGEDIVVRLDPARVPTEQALLGQTVYAPALRANVPLASLGEFRIGEAPATLSRLNKAFTATLDIDLVPGGPNAFAYGKQLTDKVTAAGLLTDNVTLGNASAFGSAGLTQDLIFYGPVLVALAALLTYLVLGSQFNSFRYPLYLLLPVPLALVGGLWSLNIFRTDLDVITMIGMVILLGLSTKNSILYLEFVTERLRSQPLRAALIEAAELRFRPILMTTLTVLVISIPLILGQGDGAEFRRGLGIVILGGIVTSTLLTFYVVPSVFYLGERGRQNTPPAPDEALPTAEPAPAPL; encoded by the coding sequence TTGATTCACCCGGCGGTGCGCTTCAGCGTGCGCAACGTGGTGTTTTCTATCGGGATTTTCGTGGTGGTGGTGCTGCTGGGCCTGATCTCGGCCAGCCGTCTGGGCACCGACCTGCTGCCCAATTTCGAGGTGCCGGTGCTGGCGGTCAGCACCACTTACCCCGGTGCCAGCCCCGAACAGGTCAACCGCGAGGTCAGCACCCGGATCGAGAATGCCATCAGCACCGTGGCGGGCGTGACCGACGTGAACACCACTTCGGTCAGCAGCCAGTCGGCCGTGGTGATCACTTTTCAGGACGGGGTGGATATCGATTCGGCGGCCAACTCGGTGTCGCAGGCGGTCTCGGCCATCCGGGGCGCCCTGCCCGACGGCGCACAGGCTCCGGTGGTGCAGAAGTTCGACCCCAACGCTCAGCCGATTCTGACCCTGGCGCTGCTCTCGGGCGGCGTCGGCCCCGCCGAGGCGGCCCGCTACGCCGAAGACATTCTGGTGCCGCGCCTGCAACGCCTGCCGGGCGTGGCCGACGTGTCGGTGTCGGGTGGCCGCGAGCGGCGGGTGGAAGTGCTGCTGGACCCCGCCCGGATGAACACCTACAGCCTGAGCGCCGCGCAGGTGACCGGCGCCATCGGTGCCTCGGCGCTGGATATGCCGGCCGGCACCCTGGTGCAAGACGGCCAGGAAATCGCCTTTTCCACCCGCAACACGCCCGCCACCCTGCAGGACGTGGGCAACATCCTGGTGGATTCGTCGCGCGGCATTCAGATCAACGACATAGCCGACGTGCGCGACGCCAGCGAGGACGTCAGCAACCTCTCGCGGGTCAACCGGCAGCCGGCGGTGCTGCTGGATATCCGCAAGACCAGCGGCAGCAACTCGGTGGCGGTATCGAGCGCTGTGCGTGACGCCGTATCGGAGCAGGCCGCCGAGTTGCCGGCCGGCTACAGCCTGAGCGTGGCGACCGACACCACCGACATCACCCGTGCCACCGTGAACGATACCCTGCGCGAATTCCTGATTGCGGTGGCGGCGGTGGGCGTGATCGTGCTGCTGTTCCTAGGCCGGCTCAGCACCGTGTTTGCGGTGATTCTGGCGGTGCCTATCTCCATCAGCGCGGCGCCGCTGGTCTACAGCCAGCTGGGCTTTACCTTCAACATCGTCTCGCTGCTGGCGATCATTGTGGCGATCGGGATCGTGGTAGATGACTCTATTGTGGTGGCTGAGAACGTGCAGCGCTACCGCGACCTGGGCTACGGCCGGCTCAAGTCGGTGCTGCTGGGCGGCTCGGAAGTGTTCTCGGCCGTCACGGCGGCCAGCTTCGCGCTGCTCTCGGTGCTGATTCCGCTGAGCCTGATGCCGGGGCTGCTGGGGCAGTTCTTCAGCCAGTTCGGGCTGGGGCTCTCAGCCGCCATCCTGATGAGCTGGCTGGAAAGTCTGCTGTTCTTGACGGTGCGGCTGGCCTACACCCGCGACCGTGAGCCGGTGAGCTGGGCCGGCCTGCCCGGTGTGCTGGCGCAGTTCCCGGCCATGCTGGGCCAGGCGCTGAGCGGCGTGCGGACCGGGCGCGGCCTGCTGGCGCTGCTGCTGGCCGGCGCCGCCACCTGGCTGCTGGCCGACTGGGCGGCGCTGCGGCAAGGCTACCGGCTGGAACCCTGGGGCCTGGCCCTGATCAGCCTGCTGGCCCCGCTGACCCTGGCCGTGTTCCGTTACGTTACGGCCGCTTTGCTGGGCCTGCTGGAAGCCCTGACCGGCACCCTGCACCGCGGCACCGAAGCGGTGGTCTCGGCGCTGGCCCGCGCTTACGCTCGCTCGGTGCGCTGGCTGCTGGACCGGCCCTGGGCAGCGGTGCTGGCCGCCGGGCTGTTCTTGCTGAGTGCCCCGCTGGCGCTGCGCAGCGTGGGCTTCAGCTTTGTGCCGAAAAGTGACTCGGGCCTGCTGACGGTGCAGGTGGAATTGCCGCGCGGCAGTTCGCTGGACGCCACCAACGCCCTGACCGCGCGGGTAGAAGACGCCCTGATCGCCAAGCCGGAAGTCAAGCTGGTGCAGGCCGACGTGGGCTCCGGCGGCCCGCTGGCCGGCGCCCGCTCCAACGAATCGAACATCACCGTGAACCTGTCGCCCAAAGAGGAGCGCCCCGGCGTGCAGGACCTGGTCGAGCGTTACCGCACCGAGCTGGCTCCGCTGGCGGCGGCCGTCCCCGGCGCCGAAGTGCGGGTGTCATCGGTGGAAGCTGGCCCGGCCGGCAGCAGTGACATCAGCCTGGCGCTGGCCGCGCCCAATCAGGCCCTGCTGCGCCAGCGGCACGAGAAGGTCATTCAGCTGCTGCGTGACGACCCCAACGTGGCCAGCGTGACCAGCAGCCTGAGCGACACCCGCCAGGAACGGGTCTTTGTGCCGGACCCGGCCCGTCTGAGCGGCACCGGCCTGACCGCCAACGACGTTGCGGGTGCCCTGCGCACCTACAACGAGGGCAGCGTGGCCGGACAGCTGCGCCAGGGCGACACCGGCGAGGACATCGTGGTGCGGCTGGACCCGGCTCGGGTGCCCACCGAGCAGGCCCTGCTGGGCCAGACCGTTTACGCGCCGGCCCTGCGGGCCAATGTGCCGCTGGCCTCGCTGGGCGAATTCCGGATCGGGGAAGCGCCGGCCACGCTCTCGCGGCTGAACAAGGCCTTTACCGCCACGCTAGATATTGATCTGGTGCCGGGCGGCCCCAATGCCTTCGCTTACGGCAAGCAGCTCACCGACAAGGTGACTGCTGCCGGCCTGCTGACCGACAACGTGACCCTGGGCAACGCCAGTGCGTTCGGCAGCGCGGGCCTCACCCAGGACCTGATTTTCTACGGTCCGGTGCTGGTCGCGCTGGCGGCGCTGCTCACCTATCTGGTGCTGGGCAGCCAGTTCAACTCGTTCCGCTACCCGCTGTACCTGCTGCTGCCGGTGCCCCTGGCGCTGGTGGGCGGGCTTTGGTCGCTGAATATCTTCCGCACCGACCTGGACGTCATCACCATGATCGGGATGGTGATTCTGCTGGGTCTGAGTACCAAGAACTCCATCCTGTATCTGGAATTCGTGACCGAACGCCTGCGCTCGCAGCCGCTGCGGGCCGCCCTGATCGAAGCGGCCGAACTGCGCTTCCGGCCCATCCTGATGACCACCCTGACGGTGCTGGTCATCAGCATCCCGCTGATTCTGGGCCAGGGCGACGGCGCCGAGTTCCGCCGTGGCCTGGGCATCGTGATTCTGGGCGGTATCGTGACCTCCACGCTGCTCACCTTCTATGTGGTGCCCAGCGTGTTCTACTTGGGTGAACGCGGCCGCCAGAATACCCCTCCGGCGCCGGATGAAGCCCTGCCCACGGCAGAACCCGCCCCGGCCCCGCTCTGA
- a CDS encoding efflux RND transporter periplasmic adaptor subunit, with translation MNRFRLSSVLLLSALLPALGGCRPAEPAAEPAPRVDVSAPPPKVTAQPVQVLVAERGALRAERRVTGSAEASRTSSVAALTSGALLGYDVAEGQSVAAGGVVARLDDTDARQAVQNARAQLEQARISEQSARQSLSENAGALEAAVTAAQSSLDLSQRELRRAEDAGDATPAAQLEAARDRVTQARAGLAQAQAQLAANRAGTGGTGANLELLRSQVQSAQAAVTQAEDRLGRARVTAPFAGVVSKQLVQPGEFAAQGSPVFRLVDASAIRAAFSVPPQDAAQLSPGTRMNLGYGGTNYVAVVEGGERIAGEDRQVPLRARIQGGRDIPLGASVQIRYRLELADGVLVPSRAINVSGAENYVYVAEGGVARRVPVTVQAESDGRVAVSGLPDGARLIYPVPSSLRDGSKVQVQPAARAAAASGTATEGGDS, from the coding sequence ATGAACCGTTTTCGTTTGTCTTCCGTCTTGCTGCTGTCCGCGCTGCTGCCCGCCCTCGGCGGCTGCCGCCCTGCCGAACCCGCCGCCGAGCCGGCACCCCGGGTGGACGTATCTGCTCCCCCGCCCAAGGTGACGGCCCAGCCGGTGCAGGTGCTGGTGGCCGAGCGCGGCGCCCTGCGGGCCGAACGCCGGGTGACTGGCTCTGCCGAAGCCAGCCGCACCAGCAGTGTGGCGGCCCTGACCAGCGGCGCCCTGCTGGGCTACGACGTGGCCGAGGGCCAGAGCGTGGCGGCCGGCGGCGTGGTGGCCCGGCTGGACGACACCGACGCCCGCCAGGCCGTGCAGAACGCCCGCGCCCAGCTGGAACAGGCCCGCATCAGCGAGCAGAGCGCACGGCAAAGCCTCAGCGAGAATGCCGGGGCGCTGGAGGCAGCCGTGACGGCGGCGCAGTCCAGCCTTGACCTGTCGCAGCGGGAACTGCGGCGTGCCGAGGACGCTGGAGATGCCACCCCGGCCGCCCAGCTGGAAGCCGCCCGTGACCGGGTCACCCAGGCCCGCGCCGGGCTGGCCCAGGCTCAGGCGCAGCTGGCCGCCAACCGGGCTGGCACCGGCGGCACCGGCGCCAACCTGGAACTGCTGCGCTCGCAGGTGCAGTCGGCCCAGGCGGCTGTCACCCAGGCCGAAGACCGTCTGGGCCGCGCCCGCGTCACGGCGCCTTTTGCCGGCGTGGTGAGCAAGCAGCTGGTCCAACCAGGCGAATTTGCCGCCCAGGGCAGCCCGGTCTTCCGGCTAGTGGACGCCTCGGCGATCCGGGCGGCGTTCAGCGTGCCTCCGCAGGACGCCGCGCAGCTGTCTCCCGGCACCCGCATGAACCTGGGTTACGGCGGCACCAACTACGTGGCGGTGGTGGAAGGCGGCGAGCGGATTGCCGGCGAGGACCGGCAGGTACCACTGCGCGCCCGCATTCAGGGCGGCCGCGATATTCCGCTGGGGGCCAGCGTGCAGATTCGCTACCGCCTGGAACTGGCAGACGGCGTGCTGGTGCCCAGCCGCGCCATCAATGTCTCGGGTGCCGAGAACTACGTGTATGTGGCTGAAGGCGGCGTGGCCCGCCGGGTGCCGGTCACGGTGCAGGCGGAGAGCGACGGCCGGGTGGCGGTCAGCGGCCTGCCTGACGGTGCCCGGCTGATTTACCCGGTGCCCAGCTCACTGCGGGACGGCTCGAAAGTGCAGGTGCAGCCGGCTGCCAGGGCTGCTGCCGCTTCCGGCACCGCCACCGAAGGAGGAGACTCGTGA
- a CDS encoding TetR/AcrR family transcriptional regulator, whose amino-acid sequence MARPKIIETEDLVAAARSAFLEQGVGVSTAEIARRAGISEGTLFSRFATKEELFEEAIGLSRYGRWRSELLAQVGRGEVRRNLERCAMSYLQEAQDLLDALMLVFSRGHAPEHNPLLARLGNPLEQDTGTLAGYLRAELELGRLRPLDTELTALTITGALSQWLQQGRMPACGAPQPERDPGRFVRGLFDLLWPGMEPK is encoded by the coding sequence ATGGCGAGACCCAAGATCATCGAGACCGAGGACCTGGTGGCCGCCGCCCGCAGCGCCTTTCTGGAGCAGGGGGTGGGCGTCAGCACCGCTGAAATTGCGCGGCGGGCCGGGATTTCCGAGGGCACCCTCTTCAGCCGCTTTGCCACCAAAGAAGAGCTGTTCGAGGAAGCCATCGGCCTGAGCCGCTACGGGCGCTGGCGCTCTGAGCTGCTGGCACAGGTGGGGCGGGGCGAGGTGCGCCGTAACCTGGAACGCTGCGCCATGAGTTACCTGCAAGAAGCTCAGGACCTGCTCGACGCCCTGATGCTGGTCTTTTCGCGCGGGCACGCACCCGAGCATAACCCGCTGCTGGCCCGCCTGGGCAATCCGCTGGAGCAGGACACCGGCACCCTGGCCGGCTACCTGCGCGCCGAGCTGGAACTGGGCCGGCTGCGCCCGCTGGATACCGAACTGACTGCCCTGACCATTACCGGGGCCCTCAGTCAGTGGCTGCAGCAGGGGCGAATGCCGGCCTGCGGCGCCCCCCAGCCCGAGCGCGATCCGGGCCGCTTCGTGCGTGGCCTGTTCGACCTGCTGTGGCCCGGAATGGAACCTAAATGA
- a CDS encoding D-alanine--D-alanine ligase family protein — MSDSTQPTPVSSDSARPGAAAVQPAASQPRRRVLLLAGGQSEEHEVSLSSARSVLAALPADRYDVTAVVISKQGRWLPPAETAQALGAGVAESGGAPMLQQVADAAGYDVVFPLLHGPMGEDGTVQGLLTLAGLPFVGSGVLGSSVGMDKIMSKLVLEAVGIPQVAWRQASRAEWQHDPQGVQRRAAELGFPLFVKPANMGSSVGVSKVHDAGELEGALTLAFQHDRRVIIEAAAGAKPREVEVGILGNDDPIASPVGELRFDTDFYDYDTKYTGGRAEMLIPAPLPEGVPERIQALALQAYRALDCAGLSRVDFFYVEETGELVLNEINTMPGFTTTSMYPSLLEAYGLSYPELVARLIELALEKR, encoded by the coding sequence ATGTCCGATTCGACTCAGCCCACCCCTGTTTCGTCTGATTCTGCCCGGCCCGGTGCCGCTGCTGTCCAACCGGCTGCCTCTCAGCCGCGCCGCCGCGTGCTGCTGCTGGCCGGCGGGCAGTCCGAGGAGCACGAGGTCAGCCTGTCCAGCGCCCGCTCGGTGCTGGCCGCGCTTCCCGCCGACCGCTATGACGTGACTGCGGTGGTCATTTCCAAGCAGGGCCGCTGGCTGCCCCCGGCCGAAACCGCGCAGGCTCTGGGCGCGGGCGTGGCCGAGTCGGGCGGCGCCCCCATGCTGCAGCAGGTGGCCGACGCTGCCGGCTACGACGTGGTGTTTCCGCTGCTGCACGGCCCAATGGGCGAAGACGGCACCGTGCAGGGCCTGCTGACCTTAGCGGGGCTGCCGTTTGTGGGCAGTGGCGTGCTGGGCAGCAGTGTGGGCATGGACAAGATCATGTCCAAGCTGGTGCTGGAAGCGGTGGGGATTCCGCAGGTGGCGTGGCGGCAGGCCAGCCGCGCCGAGTGGCAGCATGACCCGCAGGGCGTGCAGCGCCGCGCCGCCGAGCTGGGCTTTCCGCTGTTCGTCAAGCCGGCCAACATGGGCAGCAGCGTGGGCGTGAGCAAGGTTCATGACGCCGGCGAGCTGGAGGGCGCCCTAACCCTGGCTTTCCAGCACGACCGTCGGGTCATCATCGAAGCGGCCGCCGGCGCCAAGCCCCGCGAGGTGGAAGTGGGCATCCTGGGCAACGATGACCCCATTGCCAGCCCGGTGGGTGAACTGCGCTTCGACACCGACTTTTACGACTACGACACCAAATACACCGGGGGCCGCGCCGAGATGTTGATTCCGGCGCCGCTGCCTGAAGGGGTGCCGGAGCGGATTCAGGCGCTGGCGTTGCAGGCTTACCGCGCGCTGGACTGCGCCGGGCTGAGCCGGGTGGATTTCTTCTATGTGGAGGAAACCGGGGAACTGGTCCTCAACGAGATCAACACCATGCCCGGCTTTACCACCACGTCTATGTACCCTTCGCTGCTGGAGGCGTACGGCCTGAGCTACCCGGAACTGGTGGCCCGCCTGATTGAGCTGGCGCTGGAAAAGCGCTGA
- a CDS encoding DUF805 domain-containing protein, which produces MNPLALLKRSLTSGYFNFTSRSGRREYIVFSLSAWLFLLLSVGIGVLLLPDFIAEDAPLTLAQKVFLGLFTLVLFGLIPPTLAVNVRRLHDMGRGEGLYIAVLVLSFIPLLGVLIQLLFTLYLAVAPGQPVPNRWGPPPLER; this is translated from the coding sequence ATGAACCCTCTGGCTCTACTGAAGCGCTCGCTGACCAGCGGCTACTTTAATTTCACGTCCAGAAGCGGGCGGCGCGAGTACATCGTCTTTTCCCTGTCGGCCTGGCTGTTTCTGCTCTTGTCGGTTGGCATTGGCGTCCTGCTGCTTCCAGACTTTATCGCAGAAGACGCTCCGCTTACGCTTGCACAGAAGGTCTTCTTGGGACTGTTCACGCTGGTGTTGTTCGGATTGATTCCTCCCACCCTGGCAGTGAACGTACGCCGGCTGCATGATATGGGGCGCGGTGAAGGGCTCTACATCGCTGTGCTGGTGCTTTCCTTTATTCCGCTGCTGGGTGTGCTGATTCAGCTGCTGTTTACCCTCTATCTGGCGGTGGCCCCTGGACAGCCGGTGCCCAACCGCTGGGGCCCGCCCCCGCTGGAGCGCTGA
- a CDS encoding ABC transporter ATP-binding protein, translated as MAEVPAFVHEGTPGEALLSVRDLQKHFPIKGGFFGRTVGSVKAVDGVTFDLYRGEVVGLVGESGSGKTTVGRTLLRLIEPTGGDIVFKGKDVVKMDKRALREVRRDMQIIFQDPFASLDPRMTVEEIIGEALDIHKLHQGPERKPRIAELLQRVGIRPEQMVRYPHEFSGGQRQRIGIARALAVDPDFIVADEPVSALDVSIQAQVVNLLQDLQQELGLTVLFIAHDLLVVEYICDRIIVMYLGKIMEIAPSHQLNNDPQHPYTEALLSAAPVPDPTIKRQRIILEGDIPSPINPPSGCVFRTRCRYAIPQCAEVLPALREVKPGQFKACIRDDIL; from the coding sequence ATGGCCGAAGTGCCGGCCTTCGTCCACGAGGGCACGCCCGGCGAAGCGCTGCTGAGTGTGCGCGACCTGCAAAAGCACTTCCCGATCAAGGGCGGCTTTTTCGGGCGCACCGTGGGTTCGGTCAAGGCCGTGGACGGCGTCACCTTTGACCTGTACCGCGGCGAAGTGGTGGGCCTGGTGGGCGAGTCGGGTTCCGGCAAGACCACCGTGGGCCGCACCCTGCTGCGGCTGATCGAACCGACCGGCGGCGACATCGTCTTCAAGGGCAAAGACGTCGTGAAGATGGACAAGCGTGCGCTGCGCGAGGTGCGCCGCGACATGCAGATCATCTTCCAGGATCCTTTTGCCAGCCTGGACCCCCGCATGACGGTCGAGGAAATCATCGGTGAGGCGCTGGATATCCACAAGCTGCACCAGGGCCCCGAGCGCAAGCCGCGCATTGCCGAACTGCTGCAGCGCGTGGGCATTCGCCCCGAGCAGATGGTTCGCTACCCACACGAGTTCTCGGGTGGTCAGCGCCAGCGCATCGGGATTGCCCGCGCCCTGGCGGTGGACCCCGACTTTATCGTGGCCGACGAGCCGGTTTCGGCGCTGGACGTGTCTATTCAGGCACAGGTGGTCAACCTGCTTCAGGATCTGCAGCAGGAACTGGGCCTTACCGTGCTGTTTATCGCGCACGACCTGCTGGTGGTGGAGTACATCTGTGACCGCATCATCGTGATGTACCTGGGCAAGATCATGGAAATTGCCCCCAGCCACCAGCTAAACAACGACCCCCAGCACCCCTACACCGAGGCGCTGCTGTCGGCCGCGCCGGTGCCGGACCCCACCATCAAGCGCCAGCGCATCATTCTGGAAGGCGATATCCCCAGCCCCATCAACCCGCCGAGTGGCTGCGTATTCCGCACCCGCTGCCGCTACGCGATTCCGCAGTGTGCCGAGGTGCTGCCGGCCCTGCGTGAGGTCAAGCCGGGCCAGTTCAAGGCCTGTATCCGCGACGATATTCTCTAA
- a CDS encoding ABC transporter ATP-binding protein — protein sequence MTQQGEVLLAVKGLKTYFNTDEGVVKSVDGVTFTLNKGETLAVVGESGSGKSVTSLSVMRLIPTPPGEIAGGEILFNDRGTVKDLTKVSEAEMRTIRGNEISMIFQEPMTSLNPVYTVGDQIAEAVMLHQNKNAKEARQAAIDMLKFVGIPAPEKRVDEYPHQLSGGMRQRVMIAMALSCNPALLIADEPTTALDVTIQAQILDLMRKLQEEIGMSILFITHNLGVVAEMADRVVVMYGGRVVEEGDVVEIFKAPRHPYTMGLLNSIPRPLTAEEAANKKKLRLEAIPGNVVNPLNLPPGCAFEPRCKFALPACREAVPALEDTGGGHSARCIRWQEFEAVQEKGEEYHTLHSQEVAQ from the coding sequence ATGACCCAACAGGGCGAAGTCCTGCTGGCCGTAAAAGGCCTCAAGACGTATTTCAATACGGACGAAGGTGTCGTCAAGAGCGTGGACGGCGTGACCTTTACTCTGAACAAGGGCGAAACGCTGGCCGTGGTCGGTGAGTCGGGGTCCGGAAAAAGCGTGACCAGTCTCAGCGTGATGCGCCTGATTCCCACCCCTCCCGGTGAGATTGCGGGCGGCGAGATTCTGTTCAATGACCGCGGCACCGTCAAGGACCTGACCAAGGTCTCCGAGGCCGAGATGCGGACCATTCGCGGCAACGAGATCTCCATGATCTTCCAGGAGCCGATGACCTCGCTGAACCCGGTCTATACCGTGGGCGACCAGATTGCCGAAGCGGTGATGCTGCACCAGAACAAGAACGCCAAGGAAGCCCGGCAGGCTGCCATCGATATGCTGAAGTTCGTGGGTATTCCGGCGCCCGAAAAGCGGGTGGACGAGTATCCCCACCAGCTGTCCGGCGGTATGCGTCAGCGCGTGATGATCGCCATGGCGCTCTCGTGCAACCCGGCGCTGCTCATCGCCGACGAGCCCACCACTGCGCTTGACGTGACCATTCAGGCGCAGATTCTGGACCTGATGCGCAAGCTGCAAGAAGAAATCGGCATGTCCATCCTGTTCATCACCCACAACCTGGGCGTGGTGGCAGAAATGGCCGACCGCGTGGTGGTGATGTACGGCGGCCGCGTGGTGGAAGAAGGCGATGTGGTCGAGATTTTCAAGGCTCCGCGCCACCCCTACACCATGGGCCTGCTGAACTCGATTCCCCGCCCGCTGACCGCCGAGGAAGCGGCCAACAAGAAGAAACTGCGCCTGGAAGCGATTCCCGGCAACGTGGTGAACCCGCTGAACCTGCCGCCCGGTTGTGCCTTTGAGCCGCGCTGCAAGTTCGCACTGCCCGCCTGCCGTGAGGCCGTACCCGCGCTGGAAGACACCGGCGGCGGCCACAGCGCCCGCTGCATCCGCTGGCAGGAATTTGAAGCGGTGCAGGAAAAGGGTGAGGAGTACCACACCCTGCACAGCCAGGAGGTGGCCCAGTGA